A single window of Synechococcus sp. CBW1004 DNA harbors:
- the petC gene encoding cytochrome b6-f complex iron-sulfur subunit, which produces MTNTDALGRENEDQAPDPARRQLLNLITFGAVTGVVGGVLYPALRFFLPPRARGGAAGVLARDELGNPISASGWLRAHKPGERSLVQGLKGDPTYLIVTGDDAIGSYGINAICTHLGCVVPWNAAAGKFICPCHGSQYDEAGQVVRGPAPLSLALAHVQVDNDQVLVSPWNETDFRDGSRPWWA; this is translated from the coding sequence ATGACCAACACCGATGCTCTCGGGCGTGAGAACGAGGATCAGGCTCCCGATCCCGCCCGCCGCCAGCTGCTCAACCTGATCACCTTCGGCGCCGTGACCGGTGTGGTGGGAGGGGTTCTCTACCCTGCCCTGCGCTTCTTCCTGCCGCCTCGGGCCAGGGGGGGTGCCGCAGGCGTCCTGGCCCGCGATGAACTCGGCAACCCGATCTCCGCCAGTGGCTGGCTGCGGGCCCACAAGCCCGGTGAGCGCAGCCTGGTGCAAGGGCTCAAGGGCGATCCCACCTACCTGATCGTCACCGGCGACGACGCCATCGGCAGCTACGGCATCAACGCCATCTGCACCCACCTCGGTTGCGTGGTGCCCTGGAACGCGGCGGCCGGCAAGTTCATCTGCCCCTGCCACGGCAGCCAGTACGACGAGGCCGGCCAGGTGGTGCGTGGCCCTGCGCCCCTGTCACTCGCCCTGGCCCACGTGCAGGTCGACAACGACCAGGTGCTGGTCAGCCCCTGGAACGAAACCGACTTCCGCGACGGCTCCAGGCCCTGGTGGGCGTAG
- a CDS encoding DUF3122 domain-containing protein: MVLALLLGVLLLGPGAALALEPQRWNLQDQSGLSWSLTLLEQLDPSYPGGLRLRFTDRSGRQALDHSRPLQLRDGLGGSWELENRSAELVPAGETTLPESSAQFDLPRFEPRLRSELPLLLVLPLASGDPAELMAPPAAVVALHDATVP; this comes from the coding sequence GTGGTTTTGGCGCTGCTGCTCGGGGTCTTGCTGCTGGGCCCGGGGGCGGCTCTGGCGCTCGAGCCCCAGCGTTGGAACCTCCAGGATCAGAGCGGTCTGTCCTGGTCGCTGACGCTGCTGGAGCAGCTCGACCCCTCCTACCCAGGGGGGCTGCGCTTGCGGTTCACCGATCGCTCCGGCCGTCAGGCGCTCGACCACAGCCGGCCGCTGCAGCTGCGCGACGGCCTGGGCGGGAGCTGGGAGCTGGAAAACCGCAGTGCTGAACTGGTTCCTGCCGGCGAGACGACGCTTCCGGAGAGCTCGGCGCAGTTCGATCTGCCGCGGTTCGAGCCCCGGCTCCGCTCGGAGCTGCCGTTGCTTCTGGTCTTGCCGCTGGCTTCCGGCGATCCGGCCGAGCTGATGGCCCCTCCCGCCGCGGTGGTGGCCCTGCATGACGCCACCGTCCCGTGA
- a CDS encoding carboxymuconolactone decarboxylase family protein, with protein sequence MLHPCESTPRIPPRPIEELSDAARATLERIPGAGLKGEGFPRQVLGQLLHSPELLDGFLAWWVAGKTGMALNGREQELVILRMGVLYESDYVWRHHVKVGREFGITTAELEWLRSGGFEHFPGREQGLLVLTDALVNERTIPPDVWALHGCHLSPRDLLDLIALVSQYVLFALTNNALQVPLEPALQAVPGLEAGTESGSG encoded by the coding sequence ATGCTGCACCCCTGCGAATCCACCCCCCGCATTCCACCACGACCGATCGAGGAACTCAGCGACGCCGCCCGCGCCACCCTGGAGCGCATTCCGGGCGCTGGCCTGAAGGGAGAGGGATTTCCTCGCCAGGTGCTGGGCCAGCTTCTCCATAGCCCAGAGTTGCTCGATGGCTTCCTCGCCTGGTGGGTGGCTGGCAAGACAGGCATGGCCCTGAATGGGCGGGAGCAGGAGTTGGTGATCCTGCGCATGGGCGTGCTCTACGAAAGCGATTACGTGTGGCGCCACCACGTGAAGGTGGGCCGTGAATTCGGGATCACCACAGCTGAACTGGAATGGCTGCGCAGCGGCGGATTTGAGCACTTTCCAGGCCGTGAACAGGGCCTGCTGGTGCTCACCGATGCCCTGGTGAACGAGCGCACCATTCCTCCAGACGTCTGGGCGCTCCATGGCTGCCATCTCAGCCCTCGCGACCTGCTGGATCTGATCGCCCTGGTGTCGCAGTACGTGCTCTTCGCCCTCACCAACAACGCCCTTCAGGTGCCGTTGGAACCGGCTCTGCAGGCGGTGCCCGGCCTGGAAGCAGGCACAGAGTCCGGGAGTGGCTGA
- a CDS encoding thioredoxin domain-containing protein, with the protein MPRPLFPLAIAVLLGSLVPIQAPEASAATLQQPAQARMDAALASSPAGPLARQLQGKPVVVDVYASWCPACRNIAPTLAQLRQTYTNRVHFVVFDVSDKAKTEVSMANAQRLGLAGFLKANRTQTGLVAIIDPATGKVLAQHRNNADASAYTTVLNKALSK; encoded by the coding sequence ATGCCGCGTCCACTGTTTCCGCTCGCCATCGCTGTGCTTCTGGGAAGCCTGGTTCCCATCCAGGCTCCCGAGGCCTCGGCCGCAACGCTCCAGCAGCCTGCCCAGGCCAGGATGGATGCTGCTCTGGCTTCAAGCCCGGCAGGCCCCCTTGCCAGACAGCTGCAGGGCAAACCGGTGGTGGTGGACGTCTACGCCAGCTGGTGTCCGGCCTGCCGCAACATCGCACCGACCCTGGCGCAACTGCGCCAGACCTATACCAACCGCGTGCATTTTGTGGTGTTTGATGTGAGCGACAAGGCCAAGACCGAGGTGTCCATGGCCAACGCCCAGCGGCTGGGTCTGGCGGGCTTCCTGAAGGCCAACCGGACCCAGACGGGCCTGGTGGCGATCATCGATCCCGCCACCGGCAAGGTCCTTGCCCAGCATCGCAACAATGCCGATGCCTCGGCTTACACCACCGTGCTGAACAAGGCCCTGTCGAAGTGA
- a CDS encoding glycosyltransferase, which translates to MARIRMISIGSRGDLQPYLAILLELQRRGHEVTLIGSVNFQAAAEEHALPFVPLPGDFTTLLRSETGLALMQGKPVRLISDGLLGELLTTAHDAMEGTDLLLVSPLCLWGYHLAEATGCPLVVLSPMPIMATGDFPFLGFPASPTSTRGRGPRRRLRRRLNRSSYRLVSLLKWRQDARVIQDFRRARLALDPLPWGGAQSRRTPPAHLVDPPVLHLISPQVLPQPEDWKASASLTGYCFLEPRSADGAILPADYRADRDLAAFLAKGPTPFYAGFGSMICRDPGALADVMVEAAQRAGVRLILSPGWGRVQPRMALPADVFLLEDCPHSWLFPRVQAAIHHGGAGTTAATLRYGIPSTVVAFFADQPAWGRTLERLGVSPATHRLSTLSAEALATSLRALAGESCFRKRAQELQQLLCREDGVASTVHAIEAHLGGSSR; encoded by the coding sequence ATGGCCAGGATCCGGATGATCTCCATTGGTTCCAGGGGAGACCTGCAGCCCTACCTGGCCATCCTCCTGGAACTCCAGCGCCGCGGTCATGAGGTGACCCTGATCGGCAGTGTCAATTTCCAGGCTGCAGCTGAGGAGCATGCGCTGCCATTCGTTCCCCTGCCTGGCGACTTCACCACCCTGCTGAGATCGGAGACGGGCCTGGCCCTGATGCAGGGCAAACCTGTGCGCCTGATTTCCGATGGGCTGCTCGGTGAGCTGTTGACCACAGCCCATGACGCCATGGAAGGAACGGATCTGCTGCTGGTCTCGCCTCTCTGCCTGTGGGGCTACCACCTGGCCGAGGCCACTGGCTGCCCGCTGGTGGTGCTCAGCCCCATGCCGATCATGGCCACCGGTGATTTTCCTTTCCTGGGCTTTCCCGCATCACCAACCAGCACGAGAGGTCGCGGCCCCCGTCGTCGTCTGCGACGCCGCCTCAACCGCAGCAGCTACCGGCTGGTCAGCCTGCTCAAGTGGCGGCAGGACGCCCGGGTGATTCAGGACTTTCGTCGCGCGCGCCTGGCTCTGGATCCCCTCCCCTGGGGTGGCGCCCAAAGCCGCCGCACGCCACCCGCACACCTGGTGGATCCCCCGGTGCTGCATCTGATCAGCCCTCAGGTGTTGCCCCAGCCGGAAGACTGGAAAGCGAGCGCCTCGCTCACCGGCTACTGCTTCCTCGAGCCCCGCTCCGCCGATGGGGCGATCCTGCCCGCGGACTACAGAGCGGATCGGGATCTCGCCGCGTTTCTGGCGAAGGGCCCCACTCCCTTCTACGCCGGCTTCGGCAGCATGATCTGCCGTGATCCTGGGGCGCTGGCAGATGTCATGGTGGAGGCCGCGCAACGGGCCGGAGTACGCCTGATCCTCTCGCCTGGTTGGGGCCGGGTGCAGCCCCGCATGGCCCTGCCGGCGGATGTGTTTCTGCTGGAGGACTGCCCGCACAGCTGGTTGTTTCCCAGGGTGCAGGCGGCGATTCACCACGGTGGCGCCGGCACCACCGCCGCCACCCTTCGCTACGGCATCCCCTCGACGGTGGTGGCTTTCTTTGCGGATCAGCCCGCCTGGGGACGCACGCTGGAGCGGCTTGGGGTCAGTCCTGCCACACACCGGCTCAGCACGCTCAGCGCCGAGGCCCTCGCCACCAGCCTCCGGGCTCTGGCAGGCGAGTCATGCTTCCGCAAACGGGCACAGGAGCTGCAACAGTTGCTCTGCCGCGAAGATGGGGTGGCCAGCACGGTTCATGCGATCGAGGCGCACCTCGGCGGCAGCAGCCGATGA
- the psbA gene encoding photosystem II q(b) protein, with product MTTTSLAPARGGSWESFKDWITSTNNRLYIGWFGVLMIPTLLAAATCFVIAFIAAPPVDIDGIREPISGSLLYGNNIITAAVVPSSNAIGLHFYPIWAASSLDEWLYNGGPYQLIIFHFLIGIYAYLGREWELSYRLGMRPWIAVAYSAPVGAATAVLLVYAIGQGSFSDPMPLGISGTFNFMLVLQAEHNVLMHPFHMLGVAGVFGGSLFSAMHGSLVTSSLVRETTEQESQNRGYKFGQEEETYNIIAAHGYFGRLIFQYASFNNSRSLHFFLAAWPVVGIWFATLAVISFSFNVNGFNFNHSVLDHQDHVINTWADILNRGGLGIEAMHERNAHNFPLDLAAVPSEPVALRAPTIG from the coding sequence ATGACCACGACCTCCCTCGCCCCCGCCAGGGGCGGCTCCTGGGAGTCCTTCAAGGACTGGATCACCTCCACCAACAACCGCCTCTACATCGGCTGGTTCGGCGTGCTGATGATCCCCACCCTGCTGGCGGCCGCCACCTGCTTCGTCATCGCCTTCATCGCCGCTCCCCCCGTCGACATCGACGGCATCCGCGAGCCGATCAGCGGCAGCCTGCTCTACGGCAACAACATCATCACCGCGGCGGTGGTGCCCAGCTCCAACGCCATCGGCCTGCACTTCTACCCGATCTGGGCCGCCTCCAGCCTCGATGAGTGGCTGTACAACGGCGGCCCCTACCAGCTGATCATCTTCCACTTCCTGATCGGCATCTACGCCTATCTCGGCCGCGAGTGGGAACTCAGCTACCGCCTGGGCATGCGCCCCTGGATCGCCGTGGCCTACAGCGCTCCGGTGGGTGCCGCCACCGCCGTGCTGCTCGTCTATGCCATCGGCCAGGGCTCCTTCTCGGACCCCATGCCCCTGGGCATCTCCGGCACCTTCAACTTCATGCTGGTGCTCCAGGCTGAGCACAACGTGCTCATGCACCCCTTCCACATGCTCGGCGTGGCCGGCGTCTTCGGGGGCAGCCTCTTCTCGGCCATGCACGGCTCGCTGGTGACCTCCAGCCTGGTGCGGGAAACCACCGAGCAGGAATCCCAGAACCGCGGCTACAAGTTCGGCCAGGAGGAGGAGACCTACAACATCATCGCCGCCCACGGCTACTTCGGTCGCCTGATCTTCCAGTACGCCTCCTTCAACAACAGCCGCAGCCTTCACTTCTTTCTGGCTGCCTGGCCCGTGGTGGGCATCTGGTTCGCCACCCTGGCGGTGATCAGCTTCTCGTTCAACGTGAATGGCTTCAACTTCAACCATTCCGTGCTCGATCACCAGGACCATGTGATCAACACCTGGGCCGATATCCTCAACCGTGGTGGCCTGGGCATTGAGGCCATGCACGAACGCAACGCCCACAACTTCCCCCTCGATCTCGCCGCTGTCCCTTCTGAGCCTGTGGCCCTACGCGCCCCGACGATCGGTTAG
- a CDS encoding cytochrome c biogenesis protein CcdA, with protein MTLPSFRTRTPAAPTPWRSFAMPRLLPALALGLLTLVVVVGLGPQLSRPLEWMIGIAENRYQRWFDAQDTSHPVLLLSLAFGGGLLASLSPCILALLPVNLSYIGTLKLTSRRDAFLKAAQFVLGAVTILSLFGLVSSFAGAVLIDFRGYFNIGVGLLMALMGLGLAGWIRLPLPQWQLDTPITGPYGVGLGFALVSSPCASPVLFAVLAAAAASGSQVLAVLTMVSYALGYTALIFLASLFTGLARTSRGLLQHSEAIVHFGSLALVLTGLYYLWIGAHWFVGSG; from the coding sequence ATGACTCTCCCCTCCTTCCGCACGCGAACCCCGGCGGCCCCCACGCCCTGGCGGTCGTTCGCCATGCCACGCCTGCTGCCAGCGCTGGCATTGGGCCTGCTCACTCTCGTGGTCGTCGTGGGCTTGGGCCCACAGCTCAGCCGCCCGCTGGAGTGGATGATCGGCATCGCGGAGAACCGCTATCAACGCTGGTTTGACGCCCAGGACACCAGCCATCCCGTCCTGCTGCTCAGCCTGGCCTTCGGCGGCGGACTGCTGGCCAGTCTCTCCCCCTGCATCCTGGCCCTGCTTCCGGTGAACCTCAGTTACATCGGGACGTTGAAGCTGACCTCCCGTCGCGATGCCTTTCTCAAGGCGGCTCAGTTCGTGCTGGGGGCGGTCACGATCCTGAGCCTCTTCGGATTGGTGTCGTCGTTTGCTGGTGCCGTTCTCATCGATTTCCGCGGCTACTTCAACATCGGCGTGGGGCTGTTGATGGCGCTGATGGGCCTGGGTCTGGCGGGTTGGATCCGCCTGCCCCTGCCGCAGTGGCAGCTCGACACGCCGATCACCGGGCCCTATGGGGTGGGACTCGGCTTCGCCCTGGTGAGCTCCCCTTGCGCCAGTCCCGTGCTGTTCGCCGTGCTGGCAGCGGCTGCCGCTTCGGGCTCCCAGGTGTTGGCTGTGCTCACGATGGTCAGCTATGCCCTCGGCTACACGGCCCTGATCTTCCTCGCCAGCCTGTTCACCGGTCTGGCCAGGACCAGCCGTGGTCTGCTGCAGCACTCCGAGGCCATCGTGCATTTCGGCAGCCTCGCCCTGGTTCTCACGGGTCTGTACTACTTATGGATCGGTGCCCATTGGTTTGTGGGCAGCGGATGA
- a CDS encoding thiamine pyrophosphate-binding protein has translation MESPPTPRPTDQDLLTAMGQGGIRTIFTVPCTVTAGWAALASEASRHGALRLQPTTHEGNLVGLAIGHWFGTGEPALIHLQNSGLANAADGLISCAGAEVFDLPLVALITWRGHDASDVSEPHQAIGRRTQALVAEVFGPEAVITGDRHGLEDPLQGLASAIQAARQGGRGVLQLSPAAFIASPAEAVTSADDRQWWSDEATGGTSSPATLDGSRSSAPDRDAAIAAILAAHPDAAVLFSNGYTARAAQAVGDRPGNFYNVGYMGGTLAIGWSLACSRPDLEVVVVDGDQNAQMSAMKDHLFHRSPANLHWYVLDNGVGASVGSPSSLPLASAYRRLARVVTIPVDPPGPFPHPRVAVPTTAATPRSANLAPLARRFRDWIASHGP, from the coding sequence ATGGAGAGCCCCCCCACCCCCAGGCCCACGGATCAGGATCTGCTCACCGCCATGGGCCAGGGTGGGATCCGCACGATCTTCACGGTGCCCTGCACCGTCACCGCCGGTTGGGCGGCCCTGGCGTCCGAGGCCAGTCGACACGGCGCACTGCGACTGCAACCCACCACCCATGAGGGCAATCTGGTGGGCCTGGCCATCGGTCACTGGTTCGGCACGGGCGAGCCGGCGCTGATCCACCTGCAGAATTCCGGCCTGGCCAATGCCGCGGATGGTCTGATCTCCTGCGCCGGAGCGGAGGTCTTCGACCTGCCCCTGGTGGCACTCATCACCTGGCGCGGTCATGACGCCAGCGATGTCAGCGAGCCCCACCAGGCCATCGGCCGTCGCACTCAGGCGCTGGTGGCGGAGGTGTTCGGGCCTGAGGCCGTGATCACCGGTGATCGGCATGGACTGGAGGACCCGCTGCAGGGGCTTGCATCGGCAATCCAGGCTGCCCGACAGGGTGGTCGAGGGGTTCTGCAGCTCTCGCCCGCCGCGTTCATCGCCAGCCCAGCCGAAGCTGTCACCTCCGCTGATGACCGGCAGTGGTGGAGCGACGAGGCCACTGGAGGCACTTCCAGCCCTGCCACCCTGGACGGATCACGCAGCAGCGCTCCAGACCGGGATGCGGCGATCGCGGCGATCCTGGCGGCTCACCCCGATGCTGCGGTGCTCTTCAGCAACGGCTACACGGCGAGAGCAGCCCAGGCCGTTGGTGACCGACCGGGCAACTTTTACAACGTGGGTTACATGGGCGGCACCCTCGCGATCGGCTGGAGCCTGGCCTGCAGCCGTCCCGATCTCGAGGTGGTGGTGGTGGACGGCGATCAGAATGCTCAGATGAGCGCCATGAAGGATCACCTGTTCCACCGGAGCCCCGCCAACCTGCACTGGTACGTGCTGGACAACGGCGTCGGCGCCTCCGTCGGATCCCCAAGCAGCCTGCCCCTGGCTTCCGCTTATCGCCGTCTTGCCAGGGTGGTGACGATCCCGGTGGATCCCCCAGGCCCCTTCCCCCATCCCCGGGTCGCGGTGCCAACCACAGCGGCCACCCCACGTTCCGCGAATCTGGCCCCTCTGGCCCGGCGATTCCGTGACTGGATCGCCAGCCATGGCCCCTGA
- a CDS encoding AbrB family transcriptional regulator produces MLTGADLLAKVKDLGEVSKSDLVRGCGYVSTKKDGSERLNFTAFYEALLEAKGMNLGTGSVGGKGRPGRQLSYVTKVQFNGNLLVGKAYTAQLGLQPGDEFEIKLGRKQIKLIPLGAAEEE; encoded by the coding sequence ATGCTCACCGGTGCTGATCTGCTCGCCAAAGTCAAGGATCTCGGCGAAGTCTCCAAGTCCGACCTGGTGCGTGGCTGCGGCTACGTCAGCACCAAGAAGGACGGCAGCGAGCGCCTCAACTTCACGGCCTTCTATGAGGCGTTGCTGGAGGCCAAAGGGATGAACCTCGGTACCGGCAGTGTCGGCGGCAAAGGACGACCGGGTCGTCAGCTCAGCTACGTCACCAAGGTCCAGTTCAACGGCAACCTGCTCGTCGGCAAGGCCTACACCGCCCAGCTGGGTCTGCAGCCGGGCGATGAATTCGAGATCAAGCTCGGCCGCAAGCAGATCAAGCTCATCCCCCTGGGCGCGGCTGAGGAGGAGTGA
- a CDS encoding DUF4079 family protein, whose translation MGLDHSRPFSCSLFQSTAALGPALGKGQEWPRGLHMSLHALNLLLFSWQAITGIAIVNRLLSA comes from the coding sequence ATGGGCCTGGATCACTCCAGGCCCTTCTCATGCTCTCTCTTCCAATCCACCGCCGCCCTGGGACCCGCCCTTGGGAAGGGCCAGGAGTGGCCCCGCGGCCTCCACATGTCTCTCCATGCCCTGAACCTGTTGCTGTTCAGCTGGCAGGCCATCACCGGCATCGCCATCGTCAACAGGCTGCTCAGCGCCTGA
- a CDS encoding response regulator transcription factor has protein sequence MGEPLILVVEDDANLAGLLVSELRIEGYAVEAAADGISGLQMARSLKPDLILLDWMLPGLSGLDLCLRLRHTGIRTPVIMLTARDEITHRVEGLNAGADDYLIKPFSLEELLARVKVQLRKRQDAAPSELVFEDLRLNVLARQVHRGKRRIELTAKEFDLLEHFCRHPQQVLSRDQILKAVWGYDFLGESNIIEVYVRALRLKLEDDGAERLIQTVRGVGYVLRGPI, from the coding sequence ATGGGTGAGCCCTTGATTCTGGTTGTGGAGGATGACGCCAATCTGGCGGGACTGCTCGTCTCGGAACTGCGGATCGAGGGCTACGCGGTGGAGGCCGCCGCCGATGGCATCAGCGGCCTGCAGATGGCGCGCAGCCTGAAACCCGACCTGATCCTGCTCGACTGGATGTTGCCGGGTCTCTCGGGACTCGACCTCTGCCTGCGGCTGCGCCACACGGGCATCAGGACGCCTGTGATCATGCTCACCGCAAGGGATGAGATCACCCATCGGGTCGAGGGGCTGAATGCCGGGGCCGATGACTATCTGATCAAACCGTTCAGTCTCGAAGAGCTGCTGGCCAGGGTGAAGGTCCAGCTGCGCAAACGGCAGGATGCAGCTCCGTCGGAGCTCGTCTTTGAGGACCTGAGGCTGAATGTGCTGGCACGTCAGGTGCACCGTGGAAAGCGCCGGATCGAGCTGACCGCCAAGGAATTCGACCTGCTCGAGCACTTCTGCCGCCACCCCCAGCAGGTGTTGAGCCGGGATCAGATTCTCAAGGCCGTCTGGGGCTACGACTTCCTGGGTGAGTCGAACATCATCGAGGTCTATGTGCGGGCTCTGAGGCTGAAGCTGGAGGACGATGGGGCGGAGCGCCTGATCCAGACCGTCAGGGGCGTCGGCTACGTGCTGCGCGGCCCGATCTGA
- a CDS encoding IS5 family transposase, whose product MAAPLQLGFTDYEQTYAKKKTRRQRFLDEMEATVPWDPFLALISPVYHRPSAKGGRPPFPLEVMLRIHLLQQWFTLSDPLMEEMLIDTPCFRRFAGIDMVEDRIPDETTILNFRHLLEENRIAEQILETVNQSLREKGVMLKEGTILDATIINAPSSTKNKTGERDPEMHSVAKGNQWFFGMRCHIGVDAASGLVHSVVSTAANVHELNTAPDRVHGEERVIYGDSGHIGIEKREAFKDCEAEMRIAMKPGQRRVLPDTPEGRLLDLMEAAKAHVRAKVEHPFRIIKCQFGFRKVFYRGIRKNNLKLTMLFALANLWMVRERCPSTA is encoded by the coding sequence ATGGCGGCCCCCCTCCAGTTGGGTTTCACGGACTACGAGCAGACCTACGCCAAGAAGAAAACGCGCCGGCAGCGCTTCCTCGATGAGATGGAAGCCACAGTGCCCTGGGATCCTTTCCTGGCCTTGATTTCGCCTGTGTACCACAGGCCTTCTGCCAAGGGCGGGCGCCCACCGTTTCCGCTGGAGGTGATGCTGCGCATCCACCTGCTGCAGCAGTGGTTCACGCTTTCCGATCCCTTGATGGAGGAGATGCTGATCGATACCCCCTGCTTCCGCCGCTTTGCTGGGATCGACATGGTTGAGGACCGGATCCCTGACGAGACGACGATCCTGAACTTCCGCCACCTCCTGGAAGAGAATCGGATAGCAGAGCAGATCCTGGAGACGGTGAACCAGAGCCTGCGGGAGAAGGGCGTGATGCTTAAGGAGGGTACGATCCTCGATGCCACAATCATCAACGCTCCCAGTTCAACCAAGAACAAGACGGGCGAGCGGGATCCTGAAATGCACTCGGTGGCCAAAGGCAACCAGTGGTTCTTTGGGATGCGGTGCCACATCGGTGTGGATGCAGCCTCGGGTCTGGTCCATTCCGTGGTGAGCACGGCTGCCAACGTCCATGAGCTGAACACGGCACCCGATCGCGTCCATGGCGAGGAACGCGTGATCTACGGCGACTCTGGCCACATCGGCATCGAAAAGCGTGAGGCGTTCAAGGACTGCGAAGCAGAGATGCGCATCGCCATGAAGCCCGGACAGCGCCGAGTTCTACCGGACACCCCAGAGGGAAGACTGCTGGATCTGATGGAGGCGGCGAAAGCACATGTCAGGGCAAAGGTGGAGCATCCATTTCGGATCATCAAGTGCCAGTTTGGATTTCGGAAGGTCTTCTACCGAGGCATCCGCAAGAACAACCTCAAGCTGACGATGCTGTTTGCCCTCGCCAATCTCTGGATGGTGCGCGAACGTTGTCCTTCTACAGCGTAA
- a CDS encoding cell wall metabolism sensor histidine kinase WalK: MSRFRSATSSWWSRLRRLTPAHDSLQLRLTLELLVISLLGLSTLSIWAGWQLEQLLIAGHKQTLDYIAARFPEQLAMHLQTQNLKDGVDRTIEKVGAPGLVVWVKDRRGELLGHSANFDLRIPEAQLARSLMTMPAHPQVIRFGTYRIVLCAAPLLVNGQSVGELVLSRDITGDQMQLQARLGQLLLLSAVVALLLIAAISARISMAVAPLRQMSQVAAAVSADALQVARLELDQAPAEVSGLARAFNAMLARLAVSWQQQRDFMGNVSHELRTPLTIVAGYLQSLQRRSAHLDADQRQAVDTARAETERAIQLLGDLLELARADSGQLIVASQPTDLHALLAESAAMAEQVSRRPIRLQLPDDTVLVAADPARLQQVLLNLIDNAVKYSQPEAAIDLRLTASGSNAQIQVQDRGLGIPLSEQQRIFERFYRVSEGMTRGRDGSGLGLAIVKALLDAMGGTIQVRSSPGQGSVFTIVLPRWQPWVSP; encoded by the coding sequence ATGTCCCGATTCCGCTCGGCAACCAGCAGCTGGTGGTCGCGGCTGCGACGCCTGACTCCGGCGCACGATTCCCTGCAGCTGCGCCTCACCCTGGAGCTGCTGGTGATCTCCCTGCTGGGCCTCAGCACGCTGAGCATCTGGGCCGGCTGGCAGCTGGAACAACTGTTGATTGCCGGCCACAAGCAGACGCTTGACTACATCGCCGCCCGATTCCCTGAGCAGCTGGCGATGCATCTGCAGACCCAGAACCTCAAAGATGGTGTCGACCGCACCATCGAGAAGGTGGGCGCGCCAGGACTGGTCGTGTGGGTGAAGGATCGCCGCGGTGAGCTGCTCGGCCACTCCGCCAACTTCGATCTCCGCATCCCGGAGGCGCAGCTGGCACGTTCCCTGATGACGATGCCGGCGCACCCCCAGGTGATTCGGTTTGGGACCTATCGGATCGTGCTCTGTGCCGCTCCACTGCTGGTGAACGGGCAGTCCGTGGGCGAGCTGGTGCTCTCCCGCGACATCACCGGTGATCAGATGCAGCTGCAGGCACGGCTCGGGCAGTTGCTGCTGCTCAGTGCGGTGGTGGCCCTGCTGCTGATCGCGGCGATCAGTGCGCGCATTTCCATGGCGGTGGCACCGCTGCGGCAGATGAGCCAGGTGGCGGCAGCGGTGTCGGCGGATGCACTGCAGGTCGCCAGGCTGGAACTCGATCAGGCGCCTGCGGAGGTGAGCGGTCTGGCGCGGGCCTTCAACGCCATGCTCGCCCGCCTGGCGGTGTCCTGGCAGCAGCAGCGGGACTTCATGGGCAACGTGTCGCATGAACTGCGCACGCCGCTCACGATCGTGGCCGGTTACCTGCAGAGCCTGCAGCGCCGCAGTGCCCATCTCGATGCCGACCAGCGGCAGGCCGTCGACACGGCCCGGGCGGAAACCGAGCGGGCGATCCAGTTGCTTGGTGATCTGCTGGAGCTGGCACGGGCCGACAGCGGTCAGCTGATCGTTGCGAGCCAGCCCACGGATCTGCATGCGCTGCTGGCGGAATCCGCCGCCATGGCCGAGCAGGTGAGCCGCCGACCGATCCGGCTGCAGCTGCCGGACGACACCGTGCTGGTCGCGGCGGATCCTGCCCGGCTGCAGCAGGTGCTGCTCAACCTGATCGACAATGCCGTCAAGTATTCCCAGCCCGAGGCGGCAATTGATCTGCGATTGACAGCCTCAGGCAGCAATGCCCAGATCCAGGTGCAGGATCGGGGGTTGGGCATTCCGCTCAGCGAGCAGCAACGCATCTTCGAGCGCTTCTACCGGGTGAGTGAGGGCATGACCCGCGGACGCGACGGCTCAGGCCTCGGCCTTGCGATCGTCAAGGCGCTGCTCGACGCGATGGGTGGCACGATCCAGGTGCGCTCCAGCCCCGGCCAGGGCAGCGTGTTCACGATCGTCCTTCCACGCTGGCAGCCATGGGTGAGCCCTTGA